In Primulina huaijiensis isolate GDHJ02 unplaced genomic scaffold, ASM1229523v2 scaffold20025, whole genome shotgun sequence, the following are encoded in one genomic region:
- the LOC140966077 gene encoding heat shock protein 90-5, chloroplastic isoform X1 has translation MAPVLSRSVTSPPVAVLPSFSLKGSRKSNCGLRSAFSPQSGLRPSFSRRGLEWKPVRTHSGVLVRCEAAVAEKEAPESTGETHEYQAEVSRLLDLIVHSLYSHKEVFLRELVSNASDALDKLRFLSVTEPSLLGDAGELEIRIKTDPDNGTITITDTGIGMTKEELIECLGTIAQSGTSRFLKALKENKEVGADTSLIGQFGVGFYSAFLVAEKVVVTTKSPRSDKQYIWEAVADSSSYVIREETDPTKSLSRGTQITLYLREDDKYEYSEATKIQNLVKNYSQFVSFPIYTWQEKSRTVEVDEEEEPKEGEEKTEREKKTTKKTVTEKYWDWELANETKPIWMRNPKEVEKDQYQEFYKKTFNEFLDPLVHTHFTTEGEVEFRSVLYIPGMSPLNNEDVINPKTKNIRLYVKRVFISDDFDGELFPRYLSFVKGVVDSDDLPLNVSREILQESRIVRIMRKRLVRKTFDMIQDLSESDNKEDYKKFWENFGKFMKLGCIEDSGNHKRLTPLLRFFSSKSEEELISLDDYVENMSENQKAIYYLATDSLKSAKTAPFVEKLVQKDIEVLYLIEPIDEVAIQNLQTFKEKKFVDISKEDLELGDENEVEQRETKQEYYLLCDWIKQQLGDTVAKVQVSKRLSSSPCVLVSGKFGWSANMERLMRAQTLGDTSSLEFMRGRRILEINPDHPIIKDLNAACKNAPDSTDAKRAIELLYDTALISSGFTPDSPAELGNKIYEMMAMALGGRWGRREDGNVEGVEDDILGADVGSSGAVEREVVEPSEVRTENDPWND, from the exons TGGCGCCGGTGTTGAGCAGGAGTGTGACATCTCCTCCGGTGGCTGTACTTCCGTCTTTTTCTTTGAAGGGTAGTCGTAAAAGCAATTGTGGATTGAGAAGTGCTTTTTCCCCCCAGAGTGGATTAAGGCCCAGCTTTTCAAGACGTGGGTTAGAATGGAAACCGGTGAGAACACATAGTGGAGTGTTGGTGAGATGTGAGGCTGCTGTGGCTGAAAAGGAGGCACCGGAGAGCACTGGAGAGACCCATGAATACCAGGCTGAG GTGAGTAGACTGCTGGATTTGATTGTTCACAGTCTGTACAGCCACAAGGAAGTGTTTCTTCGAGAGCTTGTAAG TAATGCAAGTGATGCACTTGATAAGTTGAGGTTTCTAAGCGTGACAGAGCCTTCTTTACTTGGTGATGCTGGCGAGCTTGAGATTCGTAtcaaaactgatccagataATGGAACTATTACCATAAC GGATACCGGTATTGGGATGACCAAAGAGGAGCTCATAGAGTGTCTTGGAACTATTGCTCAGAGTGGCACGTCTAGATTCTTGAAGGCTTTAAAG GAAAATAAGGAAGTCGGTGCAGATACTAGCTTGATTGGCCAGTTTGGAGTTGGATTCTATTCTGCATTTTTGGTTGCTGAAAAG GTCGTTGTGACAACAAAAAGCCCCAGATCTGATAAGCAATATATTTGGGAAGCTGTGGCTGATAGCAGCTCCTATGTAATTAGAGAGGAAACTGATCCCACGAAATCCCTGTCCCGAGGGACCCAAATCACCCTTTACTTGAGG GAAGATGATAAGTATGAATATTCAGAGGCAACCAAGATCCAGAATTTGGTGAAGAATTACTCGCAATTTGTTTCATTCCCCATCTATACATGGCAAGAAAAGTCAAGGACTGTTGAG GTGGACGAAGAGGAAGAGCCAAAAGAAGGAGAAGAAAAAACAGAG AGAGAAAAAAAGACGACCAAAAAGACTGTAACTGAAAAATATTGGGACTGGGAATTAGCAAATGAAACAAAACCTATATGG ATGCGCAACCCAAAAGAAGTTGAAAAGGATCAGTATCAAGAATTTTACAAGAAGacatttaatgaatttttggaTCCGCTTGTTCATACCCATTTCACTACAGAG GGTGAGGTGGAATTTAGGAGTGTGCTCTATATTCCTGGAATGTCACCTCTTAATAACGAAGATGTTATCAATCCCAAGACCAAAAATATCCGTCTGTATGTTAAACGTGTATTCATTTCAGATGATTTTGATGGTGAACTG TTTCCAAGATACCTGAGTTTCGTGAAGGGTGTGGTGGACTCTGATGACCTTCCTCTTAATGTTTCAAGAGAGATCCTTCAGGAGAGCAGAATC GTAAGAATAATGAGAAAGAGGCTGGTGAGGAAAACATTTGACATGATTCAGGATCTTTCTGAAAGTGATAACAAAGAG GATTATAAGAAATTCTGGGAGAATTTTGGTAAGTTTATGAAGTTGGGATGCATTGAAGACTCGGGTAATCACAAACGTTTGACACCATTATTGAGATTTTTCTCTTCCAAGAGTGAGGAAGAGCTCATAAGCTTGGATGATTATGTGGAGAACATGAGTGAAAACCAGAAAGCCATCTATTACTTGGCAACAGACAGTTTAAAAAGTGCCAAGACTGCACCTTTTGTTGAAAAATTGGTCCAGAAAGACATTGAG GTGCTTTATCTAATTGAGCCGATTGACGAggttgcgatccagaatctacAGACATTCaaggaaaagaaatttgttgacaTTAGCAAGGAAGATCTAGAGCTCG GTGATGAAAATGAGGTGGAACAAAGAGAAACCAAGCAGGAGTATTATCTTCTGTGTGACTGGATAAAACAACAGCTAGGCGATACAGTGGCTAAAGTGCAAGTCTCAAAGCGCTTAAGCTCATCACCATGTGTGCTTGTCTCCGGCAAGTTTGGGTGGTCAGCAAATATGGAAAG ATTGATGCGAGCTCAGACACTTGGAGACACCTCGAGCCTGGAATTCATGAGGGGAAGAAGAATATTGGAAATCAATCCTGATCACCCTATCATCAAAGATCTCAAT GCTGCGTGCAAGAATGCACCTGACAGCACCGATGCAAAAAGGGCCATAGAGCTCCTATATGATACGGCACTTATTTCCAGTGGATTCACA CCTGATAGTCCGGCTGAGCTTGGAAACAAGATTTACGAGATGATGGCCATGGCACTCGGAGGAAGATGGGGTCGACGGGAGGATGGTAATGTTGAGGGAGTTGAAGATGACATCTTAGGGGCTGATGTGGGTTCGTCTGGTGCTGTTGAGAGAGAAGTGGTCGAGCCGTCTGAAGTTAGGACTGAGAATGACCCTTGGaatgattga
- the LOC140966075 gene encoding DNA-directed RNA polymerase 1, mitochondrial-like: protein MWRNLSKRSYSRNFTILSESHSSLKTVCGVISPQDSVFLANSRPLVSNIWNRELGVSQELIFWRKPALGFPKLAISTEMFRFCRNARGYGSAAEALASTSEEDVDEVQELIEEMNKEIDVKGSHKKHPKMVGGMGVGRYNALRRRQIKTETEAWEEAAKEYQELLVDMCEQKLAPNLPYIKSLFLGWFEPLRDAIAAEQDLCKNGKSRGAYAPYFDHLPAGMMAVITMHKLMALLMTGGGNGSARVVQAACHIGEAIEHEARIHKFLEFSKRKNALNRISGEEPDNAVNEQVKLRKKVTMLMKKQRVQQVRKIVKQQDDFKPWGQDNHVKVGCHLIQILMETAYVQPPVDQFEDGPPDIRPAFVHTLRSVETLKGLRRYGVIECDPLVRKGLEKTARHMVIPYMPMLVPPLNWTGYERGAYLFLPSYIMRTHGAKQQRDVIKRTPKQQLEPIFQALNTLGSTKWKVNKRILSVIDRIWANGGRLADLVDREDVPLPEEPDAENEAAMKKWKWKVKAVKKENRERHSQRCDIELKLAVARKMKDEDGFYYPHNLDFRGRAYPMHPYLNHLGSDLCRGILEFAEGRPLGKSGIRWLKVHLANLYGGGVDKLSYDGRISFAENHMEDIFDSADRPLEGKRWWLGAEDPFQCLATCMNISEALRSPYPETTVSHMPVHQDGSCNGLQHYAALGRDKLGAAAVNLVAGGKPADVYSGIAARVLDIMKRDAAKDPATDPNVKRASLLINQVDRKLVKQTVMTSVYGVTYIGAREQIKRRLKERGAIEDDAELFAAACYAAKTTLTALGEMFEAARSIMSWLGDCAKIIAMENEPVRWTTPLGLPVVQPYRKLGRHLIKTSLQVLTLQRETDSVLTKRQRTAFPPNFVHSLDGSHMMMTAIACSKAGLNFAGVHDSYWTHACDVDKISEILREKFVELYEAPILENLLQDFQRSFPNLNFPPLPERGDFDLREVLESTYFFN from the exons ATGTGGAGAAATTTATCGAAACGATCTTACTCAAgaaattttacgattttatctgAATCCCATTCTTCTTTAAAAACTGTTTGTGGTGTGATATCTCCCCAAGATTCTGTTTTTCTTGCAAATTCAAGACCCCTTGTGTCAAATATTTGGAACCGTGAATTGGGCGTCTCTCAAGAATTGATTTTCTGGCGAAAGCCTGCACTGGGTTTCCCAAAACTTGCTATTTCGACCGAAATGTTTAGATTTTGTAGAAACGCTAGGGGTTATGGCAGTGCTGCTGAGGCTTTAGCGTCCACTTCTGAAGAAGATGTTGACGAAGTCCAAGAATTAATAGAAGAGATGAACAAAGAAATCGACGTGAAGGGATCACATAAAAAACATCCAAAAATGGTGGGGGGAATGGGAGTAGGTAGGTATAATGCTCTTAGGCGGAGGCAAATAAAGACGGAGACTGAAGCATGGGAAGAGGCGGCTAAAGAATACCAAGAGCTTTTAGTGGACATGTGTGAGCAAAAATTGGCGCCTAATTTGCCCTACATCAAGTCATTATTTTTAGGGTGGTTTGAGCCATTAAGGGATGCCATTGCTGCTGAGCAGGATTTGTGTAAGAATGGGAAGAGTCGTGGTGCGTATGCGCCTTATTTTGATCACTTGCCGGCAGGAATGATGGCAGTTATTACAATGCATAAGTTGATGGCGTTATTGATGACTGGAGGAGGGAATGGCAGTGCCAGAGTAGTGCAAGCTGCATGTCATATTGGCGAAGCCATTGAACATGAG GCCAGGATACACAAGTTTTTAGAGTTTTCCAAGAGAAAAAATGCACTAAATAGAATTTCTGGTGAAGAGCCTGATAATGCGGTAAATGAACAAGTGAAACTTAGAAAAAAGGTTACAATGTTGATGAAGAAACAAAGAGTGCAGCAAGTTAGAAAAATTGTGAAGCAACAAGATGATTTTAAGCCCTGGGGCCAGGATAATCATGTAAAG GTTGGTTGCCATTTGATTCAGATATTGATGGAAACAGCCTACGTTCAACCTCCAGTTGATCAATTTGAAGATGGACCTCCTGACATTCGACCTGCATTTGTGCACACACTCAGATCTGTAGAAACGCT GAAAGGACTTAGGAGATATGGGGTGATTGAGTGTGACCCGCTAGTTCGCAAAGGCCTGGAGAAAACT gcGAGGCACATGGTGATTCCATATATGCCGATGTTGGTTCCTCCATTGAATTGGACGGG GTATGAGAGAGGAGCATATTTGTTTCTGCCGTCATATATCATGCGCACACATGGAGCAAAACAACAGCGTGATGTTATTAAACGAACTCCAAAACAGCAGTTAGAACCTATTTTCCAG GCGCTTAATACACTTGGCTCTACCAAATGGAAGGTGAATAAAAGAATACTAAGTGTTATTGACAGAATCTGGGCTAATGGAGGCCGGCTTGCTGACTTGGTTGACCGTGAAGAT GTTCCTTTGCCAGAGGAACCAGATGCAGAAAATGAGGCAGCGATGAAGAAGTGGAAGTGGAAAGTTAAAGCTGTGAAAAAAGAGAACAGAGAAAGGCATTCACAGAGATGTGACATAGAACTCAAACTTGCT GTGGCTAGAAAAATGAAGGATGAAGATGGATTTTACTATCCTCACAATTTAGATTTCCGAGGGCGTGCATATCCCATGCATCCATACCTGAATCATCTCGGCTCTGATTTATGCCGAGGAATTTTAGAATTTGCAGAAGGACGCCCACTTGGAAAGTCAGGGATACGCTGGTTAAAAGTACATTTAGCTAATTTATATGGAGGTGGAGTTGATAAATTATCTTATGATGGCCGAATATCTTTTGCCGAAAACCATATGGAGGATATCTTTGATTCTGCGGACCGGCCTCTTGAAGGGAAGCGCTGGTGGTTAGGCGCGGAGGATCCTTTTCAATGTTTAGCTACATGCATGAACATATCTGAAGCATTAAGAAGTCCATACCCTGAGACTACTGTATCTCATATGCCCGTCCACCAG GATGGTTCATGTAATGGCTTGCAACATTATGCTGCCCTTGGAAGAGACAAG TTGGGAGCAGCGGCTGTCAATCTTGTTGCCGGAGGTAAGCCTGCTGACGTTTACTCTGGAATTGCTGCCAG agtACTGGATATTATGAAGAGGGATGCAGCAAAAGACCCTGCAACTGATCCAAATGTTAAGCGTGCAAGTCTGTTGATCAACCAG GTGGATAGAAAGTTAGTCAAGCAAACAGTAATGACATCAGTATATGGCGTCACTTATATTGGTGCACGTGAACAAATCAAGAGGAGGTTAAAGGAGCGAGGTGCTATTGAGGACGATGCAGAATTATTTGCGGCAGCTTGCTATGCTGCAAAA ACAACTTTGACTGCCTTAGGAGAAATGTTTGAGGCAGCACGAAGCATAATGAGTTGGTTGGGAGACTGTGCCAAG ATCATAGCGATGGAGAATGAACCAGTACGTTGGACAACACCACTTGGGCTCCCTGTTGTGCAGCCTTACCGCAAATTAGGAAGGCACCTG ATTAAGACTTCTCTTCAGGTTCTTACATTGCAACGTGAAACCGACTCG GTGTTGACTAAGCGACAGAGAACAGCTTTCCCTCCAAATTTCGTGCACTCTCTTGACGGTTCCCATATGATGATGACTGCCATTGCCTGTTCAAAGGCGGGCTTAAACTTCGcag GAGTGCATGATTCATACTGGACGCATGCATGTGATGTTGATAAAATTAGCGAGATTCTCAGGGAGAAGTTCGTTGAACTCTACGAGGCACCAATTTTGGAAAAT TTGTTGCAGGATTTTCAACGTTCTTTTCCAAATTTAAACTTCCCTCCTTTACCTGAACGGGGA
- the LOC140966077 gene encoding heat shock protein 90-5, chloroplastic isoform X2, which yields MSMPMSVCSGFVPGLCLTNFNCVHSNASDALDKLRFLSVTEPSLLGDAGELEIRIKTDPDNGTITITDTGIGMTKEELIECLGTIAQSGTSRFLKALKENKEVGADTSLIGQFGVGFYSAFLVAEKVVVTTKSPRSDKQYIWEAVADSSSYVIREETDPTKSLSRGTQITLYLREDDKYEYSEATKIQNLVKNYSQFVSFPIYTWQEKSRTVEVDEEEEPKEGEEKTEREKKTTKKTVTEKYWDWELANETKPIWMRNPKEVEKDQYQEFYKKTFNEFLDPLVHTHFTTEGEVEFRSVLYIPGMSPLNNEDVINPKTKNIRLYVKRVFISDDFDGELFPRYLSFVKGVVDSDDLPLNVSREILQESRIVRIMRKRLVRKTFDMIQDLSESDNKEDYKKFWENFGKFMKLGCIEDSGNHKRLTPLLRFFSSKSEEELISLDDYVENMSENQKAIYYLATDSLKSAKTAPFVEKLVQKDIEVLYLIEPIDEVAIQNLQTFKEKKFVDISKEDLELGDENEVEQRETKQEYYLLCDWIKQQLGDTVAKVQVSKRLSSSPCVLVSGKFGWSANMERLMRAQTLGDTSSLEFMRGRRILEINPDHPIIKDLNAACKNAPDSTDAKRAIELLYDTALISSGFTPDSPAELGNKIYEMMAMALGGRWGRREDGNVEGVEDDILGADVGSSGAVEREVVEPSEVRTENDPWND from the exons ATGTCGATGCCAATGTCTGTTTGCTC AGGTTTTGTACCAGGGCTATGTTTGACCAACTTCAATTGTGTCCACAGTAATGCAAGTGATGCACTTGATAAGTTGAGGTTTCTAAGCGTGACAGAGCCTTCTTTACTTGGTGATGCTGGCGAGCTTGAGATTCGTAtcaaaactgatccagataATGGAACTATTACCATAAC GGATACCGGTATTGGGATGACCAAAGAGGAGCTCATAGAGTGTCTTGGAACTATTGCTCAGAGTGGCACGTCTAGATTCTTGAAGGCTTTAAAG GAAAATAAGGAAGTCGGTGCAGATACTAGCTTGATTGGCCAGTTTGGAGTTGGATTCTATTCTGCATTTTTGGTTGCTGAAAAG GTCGTTGTGACAACAAAAAGCCCCAGATCTGATAAGCAATATATTTGGGAAGCTGTGGCTGATAGCAGCTCCTATGTAATTAGAGAGGAAACTGATCCCACGAAATCCCTGTCCCGAGGGACCCAAATCACCCTTTACTTGAGG GAAGATGATAAGTATGAATATTCAGAGGCAACCAAGATCCAGAATTTGGTGAAGAATTACTCGCAATTTGTTTCATTCCCCATCTATACATGGCAAGAAAAGTCAAGGACTGTTGAG GTGGACGAAGAGGAAGAGCCAAAAGAAGGAGAAGAAAAAACAGAG AGAGAAAAAAAGACGACCAAAAAGACTGTAACTGAAAAATATTGGGACTGGGAATTAGCAAATGAAACAAAACCTATATGG ATGCGCAACCCAAAAGAAGTTGAAAAGGATCAGTATCAAGAATTTTACAAGAAGacatttaatgaatttttggaTCCGCTTGTTCATACCCATTTCACTACAGAG GGTGAGGTGGAATTTAGGAGTGTGCTCTATATTCCTGGAATGTCACCTCTTAATAACGAAGATGTTATCAATCCCAAGACCAAAAATATCCGTCTGTATGTTAAACGTGTATTCATTTCAGATGATTTTGATGGTGAACTG TTTCCAAGATACCTGAGTTTCGTGAAGGGTGTGGTGGACTCTGATGACCTTCCTCTTAATGTTTCAAGAGAGATCCTTCAGGAGAGCAGAATC GTAAGAATAATGAGAAAGAGGCTGGTGAGGAAAACATTTGACATGATTCAGGATCTTTCTGAAAGTGATAACAAAGAG GATTATAAGAAATTCTGGGAGAATTTTGGTAAGTTTATGAAGTTGGGATGCATTGAAGACTCGGGTAATCACAAACGTTTGACACCATTATTGAGATTTTTCTCTTCCAAGAGTGAGGAAGAGCTCATAAGCTTGGATGATTATGTGGAGAACATGAGTGAAAACCAGAAAGCCATCTATTACTTGGCAACAGACAGTTTAAAAAGTGCCAAGACTGCACCTTTTGTTGAAAAATTGGTCCAGAAAGACATTGAG GTGCTTTATCTAATTGAGCCGATTGACGAggttgcgatccagaatctacAGACATTCaaggaaaagaaatttgttgacaTTAGCAAGGAAGATCTAGAGCTCG GTGATGAAAATGAGGTGGAACAAAGAGAAACCAAGCAGGAGTATTATCTTCTGTGTGACTGGATAAAACAACAGCTAGGCGATACAGTGGCTAAAGTGCAAGTCTCAAAGCGCTTAAGCTCATCACCATGTGTGCTTGTCTCCGGCAAGTTTGGGTGGTCAGCAAATATGGAAAG ATTGATGCGAGCTCAGACACTTGGAGACACCTCGAGCCTGGAATTCATGAGGGGAAGAAGAATATTGGAAATCAATCCTGATCACCCTATCATCAAAGATCTCAAT GCTGCGTGCAAGAATGCACCTGACAGCACCGATGCAAAAAGGGCCATAGAGCTCCTATATGATACGGCACTTATTTCCAGTGGATTCACA CCTGATAGTCCGGCTGAGCTTGGAAACAAGATTTACGAGATGATGGCCATGGCACTCGGAGGAAGATGGGGTCGACGGGAGGATGGTAATGTTGAGGGAGTTGAAGATGACATCTTAGGGGCTGATGTGGGTTCGTCTGGTGCTGTTGAGAGAGAAGTGGTCGAGCCGTCTGAAGTTAGGACTGAGAATGACCCTTGGaatgattga